From one Nonomuraea polychroma genomic stretch:
- a CDS encoding radical SAM protein codes for MSAGMGLRGDRILRYVNAFCPHCHGRDLDKVERLSGYLVERDGRVWLERGCREHGLIRTLYDEDPEILKYLEEWTAPTKQHVPDLSGNFAPIPLAYLHGLPEMQTQHTCILLEDIAETCNLRCPTCFADSSPDLAGIVPVPDILANVDQRLERENGKLDVLMLSGGEPTLHPELKTLLSELEQRPITRILINTNGVLIARDDSLLDLLTEHRERVEVYLQYDGSSAHASQHHRGGDLRRFKAAAVERLSDREIFTTLVMTAALGVNDGEIGDVVRLALDTPYVGGVSLQPQFGSGRSGTIDPSNRLTHTGVLKRLGPQTGGLVTWRDLTALPCSHPHCCSVGYLVRDDARQWRSLTALIGHDRLKENLGLVSNRIADSEIPRELRLAVQESLLGLLSEQSSLSHPQVGDLWRNICENCDLGVSTLLTLASSALPGRRRKLRRMLGERVVRITVKPFMDISTMIEERLMQCCVHVGTRAEQDQCAPFCAVQAWPQLSRQRLSAVAS; via the coding sequence AGCGCGGCTGCCGCGAACACGGCCTGATTCGGACTTTGTACGACGAGGACCCAGAAATCCTCAAATACCTAGAGGAATGGACCGCCCCGACAAAGCAGCACGTACCGGATCTGTCGGGAAACTTCGCTCCGATCCCCCTCGCCTACCTCCACGGCCTCCCCGAGATGCAGACCCAGCACACCTGCATCCTCCTCGAGGACATCGCCGAAACGTGCAACCTGCGCTGCCCCACCTGCTTCGCCGACAGCTCCCCCGACCTGGCCGGCATCGTCCCCGTCCCCGACATCCTCGCGAACGTCGACCAACGCCTCGAAAGGGAGAACGGCAAGCTCGACGTCCTCATGCTGAGCGGTGGCGAGCCCACCCTCCACCCCGAGCTCAAAACCCTCCTGTCCGAGCTCGAACAGCGCCCGATCACCCGCATCCTGATCAACACCAACGGCGTCCTCATCGCCAGGGACGACTCCCTCCTCGACCTCCTCACCGAGCACCGCGAGCGCGTCGAGGTCTACCTCCAGTACGACGGCTCATCGGCCCACGCCTCACAACACCACCGAGGCGGCGACCTGCGCCGGTTCAAGGCCGCGGCCGTCGAACGCCTGTCGGACCGCGAGATCTTCACCACCCTGGTCATGACGGCCGCGCTGGGCGTCAACGACGGCGAGATCGGCGACGTCGTACGCCTCGCGCTCGACACCCCGTACGTCGGAGGCGTCTCCCTGCAGCCCCAGTTCGGATCGGGCAGATCGGGCACCATCGATCCGTCGAACCGGCTCACCCACACCGGCGTGCTCAAACGCCTCGGCCCGCAGACCGGCGGCCTGGTGACCTGGCGCGACCTCACCGCCCTGCCCTGCTCGCACCCGCACTGCTGCTCGGTCGGCTACCTGGTCCGCGACGACGCCCGCCAGTGGCGCTCCCTCACCGCGCTGATCGGCCACGACCGGCTCAAGGAGAACCTGGGCCTGGTCTCCAACCGCATCGCCGACTCCGAGATCCCGCGCGAGTTGCGCCTGGCCGTACAGGAGTCGCTGCTCGGCCTGCTGTCGGAGCAGTCGTCGCTGTCCCACCCGCAGGTCGGCGACCTGTGGCGGAACATCTGCGAGAACTGCGACCTCGGCGTCTCCACCCTCCTCACGCTCGCCTCCTCAGCGCTGCCGGGCCGGCGCAGGAAGCTACGCAGAATGTTGGGGGAGCGGGTGGTGCGCATCACGGTCAAACCGTTCATGGACATCTCGACAATGATCGAGGAGCGCCTCATGCAGTGCTGCGTGCACGTCGGCACGCGGGCCGAGCAGGATCAGTGCGCGCCCTTCTGCGCCGTGCAGGCCTGGCCGCAACTCTCCCGGCAACGCCTGTCGGCGGTGGCGTCATGA